A single Cupriavidus sp. D39 DNA region contains:
- a CDS encoding RidA family protein, translating to MKILQPPDWAAPRGYSNGTMTEMQVGSRLLFVGGQIGWNGQCEFETDDFAEQVGQALRNIVAVLAEGGARPDHIVRMTWYVKDKVEYVAAYRAIGEHYRATIGRHFPSMTAVEVADLVEARAKVEIEVTAVVPAAE from the coding sequence ATGAAGATTCTCCAGCCACCAGACTGGGCCGCGCCGCGCGGCTACTCGAACGGCACCATGACCGAAATGCAGGTGGGCAGCCGCCTGCTCTTCGTCGGCGGCCAGATCGGCTGGAACGGCCAGTGCGAGTTCGAGACCGATGACTTCGCCGAGCAGGTCGGCCAGGCGCTGCGCAATATCGTGGCGGTGCTGGCCGAGGGCGGCGCGCGTCCGGATCACATCGTGCGCATGACCTGGTATGTGAAGGACAAGGTGGAGTATGTGGCGGCCTACCGCGCCATTGGCGAGCACTACCGCGCCACCATCGGGCGTCATTTTCCGTCCATGACGGCGGTGGAAGTGGCCGATCTGGTGGAGGCGCGCGCCAAGGTGGAGATCGAGGTGACGGCGGTGGTGCCGGCAGCCGAATGA
- a CDS encoding acyl-CoA thioesterase has translation MSQVFSNSVRVRFKDCDAAGIVFFPRYFEMLNDLVEDWFREALGWSFAEMHGAGQAGVPTAELSTRFVAPSRLGELLMRELRVTQLGRSSFALLVRFIGPAGDLRVEIAQRLVCVDTAQMMPSTLPQAVRSAMERFLVPDAPMPAPMRPSGA, from the coding sequence GTGAGCCAGGTCTTCAGCAACAGCGTGCGGGTGCGCTTCAAGGATTGCGATGCCGCCGGCATCGTGTTCTTCCCGCGCTACTTCGAGATGCTCAACGACCTCGTCGAGGACTGGTTCCGCGAGGCGCTTGGCTGGTCCTTCGCCGAGATGCATGGCGCGGGGCAGGCCGGTGTGCCGACGGCTGAATTGTCCACCCGCTTTGTCGCGCCCAGCCGCCTGGGCGAATTGTTGATGCGCGAGTTGCGTGTGACGCAATTGGGGCGCAGCAGCTTCGCCTTGCTGGTGCGCTTTATCGGGCCAGCCGGGGACCTGCGCGTGGAGATCGCGCAGCGGCTGGTATGCGTGGATACCGCGCAGATGATGCCGAGCACGCTGCCGCAGGCAGTGCGCTCGGCCATGGAGCGGTTCCTGGTGCCCGATGCCCCGATGCCCGCACCGATGCGCCCGTCCGGGGCTTAG
- a CDS encoding AMP-binding protein: MASTAHLDTFALDRLPPPQQWPAFLFNADTRYPERMNCALELVERHVREGRGDRVAIRHEQDGAHRTVSYAELAALSNRIAHVLTGDMKLVPGNRVLLRGPNNLMMAACWLAVVKAGLIAVPTMPLLRAKELKQVIDRAAVSAALCDERLREELEANLDPGGEHHCPSLTQALYFNGSGAGSVEAAMAGKPESFEACDTAADDICLIAFTSGTTGQPKGTVHFHRDVIAMCDLFPRHVLKPGPDDIFCGTPPLAFTFGLGGILCFPLRVGASTVLAERLTPESLLALIQSFRATIVFTAPTFYRQMAALAQGYDISSLLKSVSAGEALPDATRQSWKAATGIEMTDGIGGTEMMHIFISSAGAEVRPGAIGKVVPGYVAQIVDEQMQPVPYGTVGRLAVRGPTGCRYLDDPRQASYVKDGWNLPGDTFKADADGYYYYQARSDDMIVSAGYNIAGPEVESALMRHEAVAECGVVAMPDAERGQIVAAYVVLRPGVAASDETCAALQAYVKAEIAPYKYPRRVIFVDALPRTETGKLQRFRLRQMAEQGGAPEGARQP, encoded by the coding sequence ATGGCGAGCACAGCCCACCTCGATACCTTTGCACTGGACCGCCTGCCGCCCCCGCAGCAGTGGCCGGCGTTCCTGTTCAACGCCGATACCCGGTACCCGGAGCGCATGAACTGCGCGCTGGAGCTGGTCGAGCGCCATGTGCGCGAGGGGCGCGGCGATCGCGTGGCCATCCGCCATGAGCAGGACGGCGCGCACCGCACCGTCAGCTATGCCGAACTGGCTGCGCTGTCCAACCGCATCGCCCATGTGCTGACCGGCGACATGAAGCTGGTCCCGGGCAATCGGGTGCTGCTGCGCGGCCCCAACAACCTGATGATGGCGGCGTGCTGGCTGGCCGTGGTCAAGGCTGGCCTGATCGCGGTGCCGACCATGCCACTGCTGCGCGCCAAGGAACTCAAGCAGGTGATCGACCGCGCGGCAGTCAGCGCCGCGCTGTGCGACGAACGCCTGCGCGAGGAACTGGAGGCCAACCTCGATCCAGGTGGCGAGCACCATTGCCCGAGCCTGACGCAGGCGCTGTACTTCAACGGCAGCGGCGCCGGCTCGGTGGAAGCTGCCATGGCGGGCAAGCCCGAGAGCTTCGAGGCCTGCGATACCGCGGCTGACGACATCTGCCTGATTGCCTTCACCAGCGGCACTACCGGACAGCCCAAGGGCACGGTGCATTTCCATCGCGACGTGATCGCCATGTGCGACCTGTTCCCGCGCCATGTGCTCAAGCCCGGCCCGGACGATATTTTCTGCGGCACGCCGCCGCTGGCCTTTACCTTCGGGCTTGGCGGCATCCTGTGCTTCCCGCTGCGCGTGGGGGCTTCCACCGTGCTGGCCGAGCGGCTGACTCCCGAAAGCCTGCTGGCGCTGATCCAGTCCTTTCGCGCCACCATCGTGTTCACCGCGCCGACCTTCTACCGGCAGATGGCCGCGCTGGCGCAGGGGTACGACATTTCCAGCCTGCTCAAGAGCGTATCGGCCGGCGAGGCGCTGCCCGACGCGACGCGCCAGAGTTGGAAGGCGGCCACCGGCATCGAGATGACCGACGGCATTGGCGGCACCGAGATGATGCACATCTTCATCTCCAGCGCGGGCGCCGAGGTGCGGCCCGGCGCCATCGGCAAGGTGGTGCCCGGCTATGTCGCGCAGATCGTGGACGAGCAGATGCAGCCGGTGCCGTACGGCACCGTCGGCAGGCTGGCGGTGCGCGGCCCCACCGGCTGCCGCTACCTGGACGACCCGCGCCAGGCCAGCTACGTGAAGGACGGCTGGAACCTGCCGGGCGACACGTTCAAGGCCGATGCCGATGGCTACTACTACTACCAGGCGCGTTCCGACGACATGATCGTCTCGGCCGGCTACAACATCGCCGGACCGGAAGTGGAGAGCGCACTGATGCGCCACGAGGCGGTCGCCGAATGCGGCGTGGTCGCCATGCCCGACGCCGAGCGCGGCCAGATTGTTGCCGCCTACGTGGTGCTGCGTCCCGGCGTGGCGGCCAGCGACGAGACCTGCGCTGCGCTGCAGGCCTACGTCAAGGCCGAGATCGCGCCGTACAAGTATCCGCGCCGGGTGATCTTCGTCGACGCGTTGCCGCGCACCGAGACCGGCAAGCTGCAGCGTTTCCGCCTGCGGCAGATGGCGGAGCAGGGCGGGGCACCCGAGGGCGCGAGGCAGCCGTGA
- a CDS encoding acyl-CoA dehydrogenase family protein — MSDKSYLALPFFDDAHRELEQRLDAWATASLAVDHSDTDAACRALVRQLGAAGWLRYCVPAAYGGALDTLDSRSLCLLRETLARHDGLADFAFAMQGLGSGAITLAGSDAMRERYLPRVARGEAIAAFALSEPDAGSDVAAMQCRAVQDGEHYMLDGVKTWISNGGIADFYCVFARTSEAPGARGISAFVVDADTPGLTIAERIDVMAPHPLATLRFENCRVPKAARLGEAGQGFKVAMMTLDIFRASVAAASLGFGRAALDEALARATARPMFGGVLADLQLTQAAIGDMATAIDSAALLTYRAAWLRDVAGVRTTREAAMAKMVATENAQQVIDRAVQMFGGLGVKVGTRVESLYREIRSLRIYEGATEVQKLIIARETLAQHRA, encoded by the coding sequence ATGTCCGACAAAAGTTATCTCGCCCTGCCGTTCTTCGACGACGCGCACCGCGAACTGGAGCAACGGCTCGATGCGTGGGCCACGGCCTCGCTCGCGGTCGACCACAGCGATACCGATGCGGCTTGCCGCGCGCTGGTGCGCCAGCTCGGCGCGGCCGGCTGGCTGCGCTACTGCGTGCCCGCGGCCTACGGCGGCGCGCTCGATACGCTCGACTCGCGCTCACTGTGCCTGCTGCGCGAGACGCTGGCCCGCCATGATGGCCTGGCCGACTTCGCCTTCGCTATGCAAGGGCTAGGCAGCGGCGCGATTACGCTGGCCGGCAGCGATGCCATGCGCGAACGCTACCTGCCGCGTGTGGCGCGTGGCGAAGCCATTGCCGCGTTCGCGTTGTCGGAGCCCGATGCGGGTTCCGATGTCGCCGCGATGCAATGCCGCGCGGTGCAGGATGGCGAGCACTACATGCTGGACGGCGTCAAGACCTGGATCTCCAACGGCGGCATCGCCGACTTCTATTGCGTCTTTGCCCGCACCAGCGAAGCGCCGGGCGCGCGTGGCATCTCCGCGTTCGTCGTGGATGCGGACACGCCGGGCCTGACCATCGCCGAGCGGATCGACGTGATGGCACCGCACCCGCTTGCCACGCTGCGATTCGAGAACTGCCGCGTGCCCAAAGCCGCAAGGCTGGGCGAGGCAGGGCAGGGCTTCAAGGTGGCCATGATGACGCTGGACATCTTCCGCGCCTCGGTGGCCGCCGCGTCGCTGGGCTTCGGCCGCGCCGCGCTCGACGAAGCGCTGGCGCGCGCCACCGCGCGGCCGATGTTCGGCGGCGTGCTGGCGGACCTGCAACTGACGCAGGCCGCCATCGGCGACATGGCCACCGCCATCGACTCGGCAGCGCTGCTAACCTACCGCGCCGCGTGGCTGCGCGACGTGGCCGGCGTGCGGACCACGCGTGAAGCGGCGATGGCCAAGATGGTCGCCACCGAGAACGCGCAGCAGGTGATCGACCGCGCCGTGCAGATGTTCGGCGGCCTTGGCGTCAAGGTCGGCACGCGCGTGGAAAGCCTGTATCGCGAGATCCGTTCGCTGCGGATCTACGAGGGCGCCACCGAAGTGCAGAAGCTGATCATCGCGCGCGAAACGCTGGCGCAGCATCGCGCCTGA
- a CDS encoding enoyl-CoA hydratase family protein has product MSEIALDMRHHKRSFAGYQPQHFLWSVSADGKVGTVTLNRPERKNPLTFDSYAELRDLFRGLCYATDIKTVVITGAGGNFCSGGDVHEIIGPLTRMTMPELLEFTRMTGDLIKAMRACPQPIVSAVDGICAGAGAMMALASDMRLGTAQAKTAFLFVRVGLAGADMGACSLLPRVIGQGRASELLYTGRAMDAEQGLQWGFFNALHAPDVVLAEAQALAAQIAAGPTFAHGVTKKLLHQEWNMGLDEAIEAEAEAQAICMQTRDFRRAYDAFVAKTRPVFEGD; this is encoded by the coding sequence ATGAGCGAAATAGCACTGGACATGCGCCACCACAAGCGCAGCTTCGCCGGGTATCAGCCGCAGCACTTCCTGTGGTCGGTCTCGGCCGACGGCAAGGTCGGCACCGTGACGCTGAACCGCCCCGAGCGCAAGAACCCGCTCACGTTCGACTCCTACGCCGAGCTGCGCGACCTGTTCCGCGGCCTGTGCTACGCCACCGACATCAAGACGGTGGTCATCACCGGCGCCGGCGGCAACTTCTGCTCGGGCGGCGACGTGCACGAAATCATCGGGCCGCTCACGCGCATGACCATGCCCGAGCTGCTGGAGTTCACGCGCATGACCGGCGACCTGATCAAGGCCATGCGGGCCTGCCCGCAGCCAATCGTCAGCGCCGTCGACGGCATCTGCGCCGGTGCCGGCGCGATGATGGCGCTCGCCTCCGATATGCGCCTGGGCACGGCACAGGCCAAGACGGCCTTCCTGTTCGTGCGGGTCGGCCTGGCCGGCGCCGACATGGGCGCTTGCTCGCTGCTGCCGCGCGTGATCGGGCAGGGCCGTGCGAGCGAACTGCTTTATACCGGCCGCGCGATGGATGCGGAGCAAGGGCTGCAGTGGGGCTTCTTCAACGCGCTGCATGCGCCCGACGTCGTGCTGGCCGAGGCGCAGGCGCTGGCGGCGCAAATCGCCGCCGGACCGACCTTCGCCCACGGCGTGACCAAGAAGCTGCTCCACCAGGAGTGGAATATGGGGCTGGACGAAGCCATCGAAGCCGAGGCCGAGGCGCAGGCCATCTGCATGCAGACCCGGGACTTCCGCCGCGCCTATGACGCGTTCGTGGCCAAGACGCGTCCCGTGTTCGAAGGCGACTGA
- a CDS encoding SDR family NAD(P)-dependent oxidoreductase produces MNAQLSLQGRHALVTGGGRGIGAAIARRLLSHGASVTLMGRDAATLAATADTLAEAVVSPAILCTVTADISQADSVAAAFAEAAGRAGPIDLLINNAGQARSAPFGKTDLALWQSMLAVNLTGTFVCTQAALPHMLANGWGRIVNVASTAGLVGYGYVSAYCAAKHGVIGLTRALALETASSGVTVNAVCPGYTETDIVRDAVANIVRKTGRTEAQARAELAKGNPQGRLVQPDEVADAVAWLCQPSASAITGQSIAVAGGEVMAG; encoded by the coding sequence ATGAACGCGCAACTTTCCCTGCAAGGCCGGCACGCGCTGGTCACGGGTGGCGGGCGCGGCATCGGCGCGGCCATTGCGCGCCGCCTGCTCTCGCACGGCGCTAGCGTAACTTTGATGGGCCGCGACGCGGCCACGCTGGCGGCCACCGCCGATACGCTGGCCGAGGCCGTGGTGTCGCCCGCCATATTGTGCACGGTGACGGCGGATATCTCCCAGGCTGACAGCGTGGCGGCGGCCTTTGCCGAAGCCGCCGGCCGCGCTGGGCCCATCGACCTGCTGATCAACAATGCCGGCCAGGCGCGCAGCGCGCCGTTCGGCAAGACCGATCTCGCGCTGTGGCAATCCATGCTCGCGGTCAACCTCACCGGCACCTTTGTCTGCACGCAGGCCGCGCTGCCGCACATGCTGGCCAATGGCTGGGGCCGCATCGTCAACGTGGCCAGCACAGCCGGGCTGGTTGGCTATGGTTATGTGAGCGCCTATTGCGCGGCCAAGCATGGCGTGATCGGCCTGACCCGCGCGCTGGCGCTGGAAACGGCGAGCAGCGGCGTCACCGTCAATGCGGTCTGCCCGGGCTATACGGAAACCGACATCGTGCGCGACGCCGTCGCCAATATCGTGCGCAAGACCGGCCGCACCGAGGCGCAGGCCCGCGCCGAGCTGGCCAAGGGCAATCCGCAGGGGCGGCTGGTGCAGCCCGACGAGGTGGCGGATGCGGTGGCGTGGCTGTGCCAGCCATCGGCCAGCGCCATCACGGGCCAGTCGATCGCCGTGGCCGGTGGCGAGGTCATGGCGGGTTGA
- a CDS encoding propionate--CoA ligase, giving the protein MHKATNQQPASKRRRQAMTATRALHARSLSDPEGFWAEQARRIDWETSFDTVLDDSRPPFTRWFVGGRTNLCHNAVDRHLAERADQAALIYVSTETGQHRTYSYAELHDEVNRMAAILQQMGVVKGDRVLIYMPMIPEAAFAMLACARIGAIHSVVFGGFASVSLAARIDDARPRVIVSADAGSRAGKVVPYKPLLDEAVNLAAHKPERVLLADRQLCPMTLMPGRDEDYGAWRERVGAARVPCVWLESSEPSYVLYTSGTTGKPKGVQRDTGGYAVALAASMDYIFCGKAGDTMFSSSDIGWVVGHSYIVYGPLLVGMATVMYEGTPIRPDGGILWQLVEQYHVNIMFSAPTAIRVLKKQDPAWLTRYDLSSLRLLFLAGEPLDEPTASWIQQGIGKPVVDNYWQTETGWPIIAIQRGIDPLPAKLGSPGVPVYGYDLKIVDEATGAECPPGQKGLVAIDGPLPPGCMTTVWGDDERFVKTYWSGVPGRRCYSTFDWGVQDEDGYIFILGRTDDVINVAGHRLGTREIEESISSHPAVAEVAVVGVHDALKGQVAMAFVIVRDAGRTATQADRLALEGDVMKTVDQQLGAVARPARVFFVNVLPKTRSGKLLRRAMQAVAEGRDPGDLTTIEDPTALAQLQAAMQG; this is encoded by the coding sequence ATCCACAAAGCAACAAACCAACAACCCGCATCCAAGCGGAGGAGACAAGCCATGACGGCTACCCGTGCCCTGCACGCCCGCTCGTTGAGCGACCCTGAAGGTTTCTGGGCCGAACAGGCTCGCCGCATCGACTGGGAAACCTCGTTCGACACCGTGCTGGACGATAGCCGGCCGCCATTCACCCGGTGGTTCGTCGGCGGCCGCACCAACCTTTGCCACAACGCTGTCGATCGCCACCTGGCCGAGCGCGCGGACCAGGCCGCCCTGATCTACGTGTCGACCGAAACGGGCCAGCACCGCACCTACAGCTACGCCGAGCTGCACGACGAGGTCAACCGCATGGCCGCGATCCTGCAGCAGATGGGCGTGGTCAAGGGCGACCGCGTGCTGATCTACATGCCGATGATTCCCGAGGCCGCGTTTGCCATGCTGGCCTGCGCGCGCATCGGTGCCATTCATTCCGTGGTGTTCGGCGGCTTTGCCTCGGTGAGCCTGGCCGCCCGCATCGACGATGCGCGGCCGCGCGTGATCGTCAGCGCGGATGCCGGCTCGCGCGCCGGCAAGGTGGTGCCCTACAAGCCGTTGCTGGATGAGGCGGTGAACCTGGCCGCGCACAAGCCGGAGCGCGTGTTGCTGGCGGATCGCCAGCTTTGCCCGATGACGCTCATGCCCGGCCGCGATGAAGACTATGGCGCCTGGCGCGAGCGCGTGGGCGCGGCGCGCGTGCCGTGCGTGTGGCTTGAATCGAGCGAGCCGTCCTATGTGCTCTACACGTCCGGCACCACGGGCAAGCCCAAGGGCGTGCAGCGCGATACCGGTGGCTACGCGGTCGCGCTGGCGGCCTCGATGGACTACATCTTCTGCGGCAAGGCTGGCGACACCATGTTCTCCAGTTCCGATATCGGCTGGGTGGTCGGGCACAGCTATATCGTCTACGGGCCGCTGCTGGTGGGCATGGCTACGGTCATGTACGAGGGCACGCCGATCCGCCCGGACGGCGGCATCCTGTGGCAACTGGTCGAGCAGTACCACGTCAACATCATGTTCAGCGCGCCCACCGCCATCCGCGTGCTGAAGAAGCAGGATCCCGCCTGGCTCACGCGCTACGACCTGTCCAGCCTGCGCCTGCTGTTCCTGGCCGGCGAGCCGCTCGACGAGCCCACGGCGAGCTGGATCCAGCAGGGCATCGGCAAGCCGGTGGTGGACAACTACTGGCAGACCGAGACGGGCTGGCCGATCATCGCCATCCAGCGCGGCATCGACCCGCTGCCGGCCAAGCTGGGCTCGCCTGGCGTGCCGGTCTACGGCTACGACCTGAAGATCGTCGACGAGGCTACCGGCGCCGAATGCCCGCCGGGGCAGAAGGGCTTGGTCGCCATCGACGGGCCGCTGCCGCCGGGCTGCATGACCACGGTGTGGGGCGACGACGAACGCTTCGTCAAGACGTATTGGTCCGGCGTGCCGGGACGGCGCTGCTATTCCACGTTCGACTGGGGCGTGCAGGACGAGGATGGCTATATCTTTATCCTCGGCCGTACCGACGATGTGATCAATGTGGCGGGCCACCGCCTGGGCACGCGCGAGATCGAGGAGAGCATTTCTTCGCACCCGGCGGTGGCCGAGGTGGCTGTGGTGGGCGTGCACGATGCGCTCAAGGGCCAGGTGGCAATGGCCTTTGTCATCGTGCGCGACGCGGGCCGTACCGCTACCCAGGCCGACCGGCTGGCGCTGGAGGGCGATGTGATGAAAACGGTGGATCAGCAACTGGGCGCGGTGGCGCGCCCGGCGCGCGTGTTCTTTGTCAATGTGCTGCCCAAGACGCGCTCCGGCAAGCTGCTGCGCCGCGCCATGCAGGCGGTGGCGGAAGGGCGCGACCCGGGCGATCTGACCACGATTGAGGATCCCACCGCACTCGCGCAACTGCAGGCGGCGATGCAAGGCTGA
- a CDS encoding transglycosylase SLT domain-containing protein — protein sequence MKIGRLLAVVACAALLAACASTPTPPDGADGAAATASASKPAISKPDPLNSINSAAVINMDRDSLDWLRGPSSDIWDRIRRGFGMPDLEGTLVDDRTQWYAQRPEYMERMVGRSSRYLYHIVEELERRKMPTELALLPFVESAFNPQAESTAKAAGMWQFIPSTGKSYNLKQNMFRDERRDVLASTDAALDYLARLYDMFGDWQLALAAYNWGEGAVSRAIARNQARGLPTDYASLNMPNETRYYVPKLQAVKNIIANPQMYGVKLPDIPDHPYFVTVTTSRDIDVKLAAKLANLPLDEFKALNPSFNRPVILGAANPQILLPFDNAERFQYNLNTYRGGLSSWTAVTVDNRERIEALAARLNIDADTIREINRIPKGMRLKAGSTVVVPRSEDRNQDISATLAESATMAMEPDVPDARRVVVRAGRRDTVVTLAHRYGVSAGQVQSWNKLSGTKLVAGQSLVLMVPARSAARFASAPDPAPSASAVVPVRAEAVRGLPRAVPRHASAWWSRWRRARAPRLRQGRRPRPRRPFRQPRPAPSRPVPSRLANRRRGRRSPRRTLAEAGMGLSQIKGVPMARPFAWCGASTVSLA from the coding sequence ATGAAAATTGGTCGATTACTGGCGGTAGTTGCGTGTGCCGCGCTGCTTGCAGCGTGTGCCAGCACGCCCACCCCGCCTGATGGCGCCGATGGCGCCGCTGCGACCGCCTCCGCTTCCAAACCTGCGATTTCCAAGCCCGACCCGCTCAATTCGATCAACAGCGCAGCCGTCATTAACATGGACCGCGACAGCCTGGACTGGCTGCGCGGGCCGTCGAGCGACATCTGGGACCGCATCCGCCGCGGCTTTGGCATGCCGGACCTGGAAGGCACGCTGGTTGACGATCGCACGCAGTGGTACGCGCAGCGCCCGGAATACATGGAACGGATGGTGGGGCGCTCAAGCCGCTACCTCTATCACATCGTGGAGGAGCTGGAGCGCCGCAAGATGCCTACCGAGCTGGCGCTGCTGCCCTTCGTGGAGAGCGCATTCAACCCGCAGGCCGAGTCCACCGCCAAGGCGGCCGGCATGTGGCAGTTCATTCCCAGCACCGGCAAGAGCTACAACCTGAAGCAGAACATGTTCCGCGACGAGCGGCGCGATGTGCTGGCCTCGACGGATGCGGCGCTGGATTACCTGGCGCGGCTGTACGACATGTTCGGCGACTGGCAACTGGCGCTGGCGGCGTACAACTGGGGCGAGGGCGCGGTCTCGCGCGCCATCGCGCGTAACCAGGCGCGCGGGCTGCCGACCGACTACGCCAGCTTGAACATGCCCAACGAGACGCGCTACTACGTGCCCAAGCTGCAGGCGGTCAAGAACATCATCGCCAATCCCCAGATGTACGGGGTGAAGCTGCCGGATATTCCCGACCACCCGTACTTTGTCACGGTGACCACCTCGCGCGACATCGACGTCAAGCTGGCAGCCAAGCTCGCCAACCTGCCGCTCGACGAGTTCAAGGCGCTCAACCCGTCCTTCAACCGGCCGGTGATCCTGGGCGCGGCAAATCCGCAGATCCTGTTGCCGTTCGATAACGCCGAGCGCTTCCAGTACAACCTGAACACCTACCGGGGCGGCCTGTCGAGCTGGACGGCGGTGACGGTGGATAACCGCGAGCGCATCGAGGCGCTGGCGGCGCGGCTGAATATCGACGCGGACACGATTCGCGAGATCAACCGCATTCCCAAGGGCATGCGGCTGAAGGCCGGCTCGACCGTGGTAGTGCCGCGCTCCGAAGATCGCAACCAGGACATCAGCGCCACGCTGGCTGAAAGCGCCACGATGGCCATGGAGCCGGATGTGCCGGACGCACGTCGCGTGGTGGTGCGGGCTGGGCGGCGCGATACGGTGGTAACGCTCGCGCATCGCTATGGCGTGTCGGCTGGCCAGGTGCAGTCCTGGAACAAGCTCTCCGGCACCAAGCTGGTGGCGGGGCAGAGCCTGGTGCTGATGGTGCCGGCGCGCTCGGCGGCCCGCTTCGCCAGCGCGCCCGACCCGGCGCCCAGCGCTTCCGCAGTGGTCCCGGTGCGGGCCGAGGCGGTGCGGGGGCTGCCAAGGGCCGTGCCGCGCCACGCCAGCGCGTGGTGGTCGAGGTGGCGCCGCGCAAGGGCGCCGCGGTTGCGGCAAGGTCGTCGGCCAAGGCCGCGCCGACCGTTTCGGCAGCCAAGGCCAGCGCCAAGCCGGCCAGTGCCAAGTCGGCTGGCAAATCGGCGGCGGGGCCGGCGAAGTCCAAGGCGCACGCTCGCTGAAGCGGGGATGGGTTTGAGCCAGATCAAGGGCGTGCCAATGGCACGCCCTTTTGCTTGGTGTGGCGCATCAACGGTAAGCCTTGCGTAA
- the gloB gene encoding hydroxyacylglutathione hydrolase, producing the protein MLKVEPIPAFQDNYIWAIHDGHWAAVVDPGEAAPVEAFLAREGLTLGAIVITHHHGDHQGGVAGLLAAHPTAPDGAPLPVIGPAGERIGARTVAVREGDTVDVAHPALQLKVLDVPGHTAGHVAYVADLAGAGPAVFCGDTLFASGCGRLFEGSPAQMLASLDKLAALPGPTRVYCAHEYTRSNVRFARAVEPDNAELAAWEARVDALRAVGTPTVPTTIGQEREVNPFLRSRVPAVRQAVAAHAGGVAGNDAAAFGALRGWKDNFR; encoded by the coding sequence ATGTTGAAGGTGGAGCCGATTCCCGCATTCCAGGATAACTATATCTGGGCAATCCACGACGGTCACTGGGCCGCCGTGGTCGACCCGGGCGAAGCCGCGCCGGTCGAAGCCTTCCTGGCACGCGAGGGGCTGACGCTGGGCGCTATTGTAATCACCCACCACCACGGCGATCACCAGGGCGGGGTGGCCGGGTTGCTGGCGGCGCATCCCACCGCGCCGGATGGCGCCCCGTTGCCCGTCATCGGCCCGGCCGGCGAACGCATCGGCGCTCGCACCGTGGCGGTGCGGGAAGGCGATACCGTGGACGTGGCGCACCCTGCGCTGCAACTGAAGGTGCTCGACGTGCCGGGCCATACCGCCGGCCACGTCGCGTATGTGGCGGACCTGGCGGGCGCAGGCCCGGCGGTGTTCTGCGGCGATACGCTGTTTGCCAGCGGCTGCGGCCGCCTGTTCGAGGGCTCGCCGGCGCAGATGCTGGCCTCGCTGGACAAGCTGGCGGCGCTGCCCGGCCCCACCCGGGTGTATTGCGCCCACGAGTACACCCGCAGCAATGTGCGGTTCGCCCGCGCGGTGGAGCCGGATAATGCCGAACTGGCAGCCTGGGAGGCGCGCGTGGATGCATTGCGCGCGGTCGGCACGCCGACCGTGCCGACCACCATCGGGCAGGAGCGCGAGGTCAATCCCTTCCTGCGCTCGCGCGTGCCCGCGGTGCGCCAGGCGGTGGCGGCCCACGCCGGCGGGGTGGCCGGCAATGACGCGGCGGCCTTTGGCGCGCTGCGCGGCTGGAAAGATAATTTCCGCTGA
- a CDS encoding class I SAM-dependent methyltransferase has product MSKRPIINWEDWLASPPGQYMLQWEQAQYDRTVVDIFGYHAVQLGLPHIDTLRENRMPFSALALAPGNGPHGPRAQADSRQLLCRFDELPFETQSIDLITLPHILEFSEDPHEVLREVSRVLMPEGRVVVTCFNPMSLWGARQGLRRLGADPFLPNDSQSIGFVRIKDWLKLLGFDIIRGRFGCYCPPYHTERWLQRAAFMEKAGDRWWPIFGSVYMISAVKRVRNIRLVGPAWKSAKAALSPVAAPVATPTGTHGKSPGDEH; this is encoded by the coding sequence ATGTCCAAGCGTCCGATTATAAATTGGGAAGACTGGCTTGCCTCGCCTCCCGGGCAATACATGCTCCAGTGGGAGCAGGCACAGTACGACCGGACCGTGGTGGATATCTTCGGCTACCACGCGGTGCAGCTCGGCCTGCCGCACATCGACACCCTGCGCGAGAACCGCATGCCGTTCTCCGCACTGGCCCTTGCCCCCGGCAACGGGCCCCATGGCCCACGAGCCCAGGCCGATTCGCGCCAGTTGCTGTGCCGCTTCGACGAACTGCCGTTCGAGACGCAAAGCATCGACCTGATCACCCTGCCCCACATCCTGGAATTTTCGGAAGACCCGCACGAGGTGCTGCGCGAAGTGTCCCGCGTGCTGATGCCGGAAGGCCGGGTGGTGGTGACCTGCTTCAACCCCATGAGCCTGTGGGGCGCCCGCCAGGGCCTCAGGCGGCTCGGCGCCGACCCCTTCCTGCCCAACGACAGCCAGTCCATCGGCTTCGTGCGCATCAAGGACTGGCTCAAACTCCTGGGTTTCGATATTATCCGCGGCCGGTTCGGCTGCTATTGCCCGCCGTACCACACGGAACGCTGGCTGCAGCGCGCCGCCTTCATGGAGAAGGCCGGCGACCGCTGGTGGCCGATCTTCGGTTCAGTCTATATGATCTCGGCGGTCAAGCGCGTGCGCAATATCCGCCTGGTCGGCCCCGCCTGGAAGAGCGCCAAGGCCGCGCTGTCGCCAGTGGCCGCGCCGGTGGCGACGCCCACGGGCACCCACGGCAAATCCCCCGGCGACGAGCATTAA